The sequence TTCTTTCGTAAACTATAGACTACACCGCTATCATTCATATCAGCACCTCCAATCAACTGCAATTATACACTATTATTATAAACGACTAAAAAACACAACTAAAAACTTCGATTCCAGTCACCACGAGTGGGAAACAATACAAATAAGTTAGATTATAAAAAAGTATGATGTTCAACACGAAAACATGTGATATACTATATATGTAAGCGAACAAAAGGCTATTTTTTTTGAATACTTATTAAAAATGATTAAAAAGTGCAAAGGGATGACATCATATGCGCCCAAAAATAATTCCAATCATGTTGCTGGCTGCGTTCATTCCATGCAATATTTGCTGGTCCGCAAATTATTCCGATAATTATGACCTGCGTTCGAAAGAGACATATAATAAGAAAAACCATTTTCTGCAGAGTGATCTGCTTGAACAGCGGCAGCGGTCGCGCGAGAATATGATAAGAAATAGAAATGCGGTAGAGGGCAATATAGCGGATAGGGTATCATGGCTGTTGAGTAAAAAACTGGAGAGGAATGACACCGTAGGGCTGGAGCTCAAGAGGAAGAAAGGCATGATTGAGCCTAAGAGGGCTTCGGTTGCCAATATCAAACCCACCACTTTTGATACAACCTCACAGCCCGCTGTTGTCGATCAGAATGTAGATACGAATCCAGAAGCAGTGCTCATCCCCGTGTCACAGACTTATTTGACCGTCAATGTCAAAGATTATGGAGCAGTCGGAGATGGTGTGGCCGATGACGCGCCGGCTATTCAAAAGGCTGTTGATGAAGCTCCGGCCGGCTCAATGATCGTCTTTGAAGCGGGTAAAACCTATAAGATCAATCAGGCGATTGAGGTCGACAAGGCCTTGGTCATCGACGGTAACGGCGCGACCCTGCTTTTGAACACGAGTGCCTGGCCGGATAATAAACATATTGTGTTTTCCAGTCCTCTTATCGGCGCTACGCGTGAGTGGACCGAAGAAGTTAAAAAGGGCCAAAGGACATTTTTGGTTTCCGTTTCAACGGATGAGATCAAGGCCCAAGACAAAGTCTTTTTGCAGCTCGGCAGAGATATTTATGATGGGAACGAGGAAGAGCATTACGCTAAGGTCGTGACCGTTGTCGAGAATACGGGTTCTTCTATCACTCTGGATGTAGATATCCCTTATGATATTTTTCAGGGCACAAACAGCCACAAGATCACGAAAGTAAAAAGCTTTGTTGATGGGGCGGCCATCCGTAATATCAACCTGGACTTTACGGCCATCGCCACGCCCGATGCCTCCATTTGGATCGACCGCGCAAGTAATGTTACGGTTGAGAATATCACGGGCCGGTTTTCAATTTTGTTGCAGGTGGTCGACTCAACGAATGTAATATTGCGTAATGTTGACGGAGAGGCGATGGCTATTCACGGCGCCGCCGGTCGTGTCCTTTCATCGTGGCAATCTGATAATACAAAAGCTGAAAATATCCGTGTTCGCACACAATCTGATGCCCCGGTGGTTTTCTTTGAAAGCTGGGATCGCAACGCGACCATTAGCGATATGGATATAGAATGGAATCTCGATCGCAGAGCCGTCAGTAATGTGTTTCATTTCGCCGGGGCAAGCTACGGGATAGAACTTGAAAACATAACCATACATAATGCCAACGCGATCAACGTAGTGGGTAGCGGTGCTCAGCCGTCGCAATACCATATCGGCACGGTCAATGTCAGCGGGCCGGTCATTTCCGCGGATCTTTCGGATATTGATCATTTTGTTAATGGGCAGTACGATTATGCCAATTACAGTGTTTTCCGCCAGGACTATGTGGTCGCTCCGGGGCAAAATGATTTCGGGGTACCGCTTGTGTCGGGAATTACAAGATCCATCAAGGCAAAAATATCAAATTATGACGGCATCAGGCAGATCTATCTGATAAACCACTTTGGCCAGGGCATGGAGCTGGTAGGATTTTTAAGTTCATTAACGCCGGAGAAGCGCAATGACTGGAATGAGCTTCCTTTTAACATGTACGGGCTTAACTATCCCGCCAACTATCATTTTGATGGTCAGGGGCCTACATGGCTTGACAAAGAGCTGCATTTTTATACCGATCAGGATGTTCCGGAAAATACAGTGCTTTCCTTAGAGATAGAATATTTTTCCGAGTAAGCTTTATTCGCGAGCCTAAAAGGCGCCACCCCCGCCGGAATTTGTGATATAATCACCTTCTGCGTATATATGTCTACCGCAAAATAAGGATAAGAGAGAAGTGTCGTATTTAAAAGTATGTGTGCTCAGAAGCAGTTCCAGTGGTAATTGCACCGCTATATGGACGGATAGATCCGGTATTTTGATCGATTGCGCCGGCATTGGTTTGGAGGAAATTGAGAAAGATTTAGGGGATATCGAACTGGATCCGTCCAGGATAAATGGCATCGTCATAACGCATGGGCATGGCGATCATATCTGTAAAAATACTTTCAAAATAGCTCTCCGCTACGGGATACCTATCTATATACACCATGATACATATCAAGTCATCAAAGAGCGTTATTGCGTCAAAGATCATCAACTCAAAATAATACATCATACGCAGGCGCCGTTTATAATAAATGATCTGAATATCACGCCCTTTAAAACGTTTCATAGCGGCGGCTATGTAGGCAAGCCGTTCGGTTTTCGCGTAGAATATAAAGATAAGGGCTCGTGCCGCAAGGTGGGTTTTTTAACGGATACGAGTAAAGTAACCGATAGCATGGTCAGGATGCTGTGTGATTGCAAGTGCCTGATAATCGAATGTAATCATGATGCGGAGTTAGCGCAGGAAATATCGCCTGATCAGTCGACCTGGAGAGAACACCTTAACAATGAAGCCGCCGCCGAAGCGCTGGTAAGGATAAAGAACGGATCTACCGATAGAGTAGCTCTAAAGCACGTTTTTCTTGCACATATCAGCGAAAGGCACAATAGCCCCAAGACCCTTATCAGCCGGATATCAAATGATATTCGTAAGGAAAATGTCACGGGCTGCGATCTGATGTTAACCTACCGCGGGAAACGGACCAAAGTTCAGGAAATGTTATGAAGTTCTATACCGATCAAATGATAACAATAGACCATCTTCCGGCAGGTCTGGACATAAACGATGAATTCAAATCAGCGTTTAATCTTATGGAGAATACCAAAGAGTGCCTTTTTATAACAGGTAAGGCAGGCACCGGCAAATCTACCCTTCTAAAATATTTCAAGGCCAATACGGGTAAAAAGATAATAGTGTTAGCCCCGACAGGTGTCGCGGCGATCAATGTGGGCGGGCAGACCATCCATTCCTTCTTCAGGTTACCTCCAAAGATCATTCAAAAGGATACAATAAAGCGCCTCAGGGACAGGAGCCTGGTAGAAAATCTCGACATGGTGATAATAGACGAGGTGTCGATGGTCCGGTCGGATCTTATGGACGGCATCGACTACGCGTTGCGTCTTAACCGCGGCAGGATGAAGACGCCGTTTGGCGGGGTCCAGATGGTATTTTTCGGAGACCTTTTTCAACTATCTCCCGTGGTCGAGAATGAAGCGAGGCAGCTTCTGGAAGAGCGGTATGCAAGCCCTTATTTTTTCAGCGCTAAAGTATTTAACGATTGCAATCTTAGGGAAATCGAGCTGTCGACCATATATAGACAAAAAGATAGTTCGTTCATGGAGCTATTAAACAGGGTCAGGAACAAAGAGCATACCGAAGATGATCTGGATATATTAAATAAGAGGGTAAAGACTGATGCCGCAATTCTTAAGAAAGACCCGACAGTTATCCTGACGACCACAAACAACCTGGCAAACGCGATAAATCAGGAGCGTTTGTCAAAGCTTCCCGGCAAAGAGGTGATATATGAGGCCGCGGCATCCGGAAAGTTCGAAGAGTCGGCATACCCGACCGATACGTTCCTAAGACTTAAAAAAGGCGCGCAGGTAATATTGATAAAAAATGACCCTAATAAGCAATGGGTCAACGGCACGCTTGCAAAAGTCGTCGCCCTGTCCGAAGATTCGGTAGTCGTAGATATCGATGGACGTACATGCGATGTTCCCGTTGTTAAGTGGCAGAAGATCGAGTATAGTTACAACGAGGATGAAGACAAGATAGAAGATGAAGTCGTGGGGGACTTCGCGCAATATCCAATAAAGCTGGCCTGGGCCATAACTATTCATAAGAGCCAGGGTCAGACTTTTGATAAGGTCATAATCGACCTGGGGCATGGCGCGTTTACTCACGGCCAGTTATATGTAGCGTTGAGCAGATGCACGCGCCTGGACGGTATAAGCCTGATTCGGCCGGTAAGGCCCAGCGACATAATATTTGACCGGCGTATATATGAGATCAGGAACCGGTTCGCCGGTTTATTTTAACAGGTAAGGAATGAGCCAATATGACAAAAACAAAGATAATATGCACTTTAGGGCCGGCATCGTTTAATGAGACGATGATCAGGAAGATGATGTTAGCAGGCATGGATGTCGCACGGCTTAATTTCTCGCACGGTAAGCCCGACGATCTTATCAGGGCAATAGGTTTGATCCGGCGCTTAAACGCCAAATACCGCAGGCGTGTTCGGATACTCGGCGATCTTCAGGGCCACCGCATAAGGATAGGCTCCATACAGGGCGGCTCAGTAACATTAAAAAGAAATAAGACGCTCTGGCTCACGCAGGAGAAGATAAAAGGCAATGAGCAGAGAATATATTTTGATTATAAGGGGCCTCTGGCAGACATAAAAAAGGGCCGGCAAATATATATAGATGACGGCAATATAGCGCTTGAAGTGGCCCGCCGCGCAAGATCAAGCCTTAAGACTAAAGTTGTGGTAGGGGGGCTGCTTAAGGAACATAAGGGCGTGAATATACCCCAGGCGGATCTTAAGTTCGGCCCTTTAAGTGAAAAAGACAGGCACGATATACATTTTTGTGTGCACCATAAAGTGGATTACGTAGCGCAATCGTTTGTGCGCACCAGGGCCGATATTCTCGAAGTGAAAAGACATCTGCACCACGGCAGCTCCATCCGGATAATAGCCAAGATAGAGTCAGG is a genomic window of Candidatus Omnitrophota bacterium containing:
- a CDS encoding MBL fold metallo-hydrolase; amino-acid sequence: MSYLKVCVLRSSSSGNCTAIWTDRSGILIDCAGIGLEEIEKDLGDIELDPSRINGIVITHGHGDHICKNTFKIALRYGIPIYIHHDTYQVIKERYCVKDHQLKIIHHTQAPFIINDLNITPFKTFHSGGYVGKPFGFRVEYKDKGSCRKVGFLTDTSKVTDSMVRMLCDCKCLIIECNHDAELAQEISPDQSTWREHLNNEAAAEALVRIKNGSTDRVALKHVFLAHISERHNSPKTLISRISNDIRKENVTGCDLMLTYRGKRTKVQEML
- the pyk gene encoding pyruvate kinase, whose product is MTKTKIICTLGPASFNETMIRKMMLAGMDVARLNFSHGKPDDLIRAIGLIRRLNAKYRRRVRILGDLQGHRIRIGSIQGGSVTLKRNKTLWLTQEKIKGNEQRIYFDYKGPLADIKKGRQIYIDDGNIALEVARRARSSLKTKVVVGGLLKEHKGVNIPQADLKFGPLSEKDRHDIHFCVHHKVDYVAQSFVRTRADILEVKRHLHHGSSIRIIAKIESGEGIKNIDSIIGVSDGIMIARGDMGVSVPIYQIPIIQKMIIKKCNRADKPVITATQMLESMTEHRRPTRAEVTDVANAIIDGTDFVMLSAESAVGRYPAETVAMMNDIIKFTEKYAK
- a CDS encoding glycosyl hydrolase family 28-related protein, with amino-acid sequence MRPKIIPIMLLAAFIPCNICWSANYSDNYDLRSKETYNKKNHFLQSDLLEQRQRSRENMIRNRNAVEGNIADRVSWLLSKKLERNDTVGLELKRKKGMIEPKRASVANIKPTTFDTTSQPAVVDQNVDTNPEAVLIPVSQTYLTVNVKDYGAVGDGVADDAPAIQKAVDEAPAGSMIVFEAGKTYKINQAIEVDKALVIDGNGATLLLNTSAWPDNKHIVFSSPLIGATREWTEEVKKGQRTFLVSVSTDEIKAQDKVFLQLGRDIYDGNEEEHYAKVVTVVENTGSSITLDVDIPYDIFQGTNSHKITKVKSFVDGAAIRNINLDFTAIATPDASIWIDRASNVTVENITGRFSILLQVVDSTNVILRNVDGEAMAIHGAAGRVLSSWQSDNTKAENIRVRTQSDAPVVFFESWDRNATISDMDIEWNLDRRAVSNVFHFAGASYGIELENITIHNANAINVVGSGAQPSQYHIGTVNVSGPVISADLSDIDHFVNGQYDYANYSVFRQDYVVAPGQNDFGVPLVSGITRSIKAKISNYDGIRQIYLINHFGQGMELVGFLSSLTPEKRNDWNELPFNMYGLNYPANYHFDGQGPTWLDKELHFYTDQDVPENTVLSLEIEYFSE
- a CDS encoding AAA family ATPase, with translation MKFYTDQMITIDHLPAGLDINDEFKSAFNLMENTKECLFITGKAGTGKSTLLKYFKANTGKKIIVLAPTGVAAINVGGQTIHSFFRLPPKIIQKDTIKRLRDRSLVENLDMVIIDEVSMVRSDLMDGIDYALRLNRGRMKTPFGGVQMVFFGDLFQLSPVVENEARQLLEERYASPYFFSAKVFNDCNLREIELSTIYRQKDSSFMELLNRVRNKEHTEDDLDILNKRVKTDAAILKKDPTVILTTTNNLANAINQERLSKLPGKEVIYEAAASGKFEESAYPTDTFLRLKKGAQVILIKNDPNKQWVNGTLAKVVALSEDSVVVDIDGRTCDVPVVKWQKIEYSYNEDEDKIEDEVVGDFAQYPIKLAWAITIHKSQGQTFDKVIIDLGHGAFTHGQLYVALSRCTRLDGISLIRPVRPSDIIFDRRIYEIRNRFAGLF